The genomic stretch ACTGTGGAAATAGAAGCATTTCATTTTAATGAAAACGAGAACAGAGATGTAGGCTTGCAAGTTTTTGGTgtgagttcaaaataaaattatgacgtAAAATcgaagtttttgttttaatttatatttaataaaacacttgtTTTGAGAGCATAACAtatcctttcaaataatatatCTGTACCTTCTTGATTCTTACATGAACAAACGCAtgattttaggtttttttaaacttttcctaCATAACCCAAACAAAGATTTCAGTTTCGTCTTTTATTCTGctctaatatatatttcaatcgcattttatgttttatatttatttagacgATAACATTTAGCCCCTTATAGTTTGAACCGGGTTGCATTTTTAGAGAAGGTCCCCATACCAGCctacttaataattaaaacaccaaGTAAAGTTTTAACCgttgataaattgtaaataaatattacagacattacaatacatttaaactatGTAAATACTAGACTGTATGTTTAGAGCACAAAAGTATTTGGCTTGAAAGTgacttaaattgtatatttatagagaattgtatatgtataatatatatatatatatatataaatatatatatatatatatatatatatatatatatatactgtgtgtgtgtgtttttttatagagGTCTGAAAAAAGATCTTCAAAAGACACCGCCATCGCTAAACCCCACCATCCATCTTCCGGCAGATATACGTGGGGGTAGTGTAGGATTCCTGCCAGACTGGCAGACCTACCCACTAAAATAACATTCCTCTCCCCTCCCACCGTATATGGTACGGGGGGGACTGGATTGGAACCGCGTTAGCATTACATCAATCCAGTCCGTGCTACTCCAGGTTACTGGTCCCTTTCTGCGATTTTAGCTTTCAGGATGCGCTGTGCGTAAGCTTCAACAGCTGaccagttttctttttttttttgatcaTATAGGCCACCAGGCTTGAGGGGGAGAGCCTGGTGCCTATGATCTCTTCGGTGGTACTTCTATAGTCAATCCACCGAGCACACTCGAAGAATGTGTGCTCGACGTTGTCAATTTTGTTAGGGCAGTATTTGCACGTCGGTGTGGTGTGCAGGCCCATCTTGAAAAGATAAGCATTGAACTGCCCGTGTCCCGTCAATAACTGGGTCAGGAAGAAGTCCGTGTCCCCGTGCTTCCGAGAGACCCAGACATCGATGTTCGGAATGAGGCGCTCCGTTCATCTGCCTGTGTCCCCCGACGTCCATCTTTTCTGCCACTCTTGTTACGTCtcgttttttattcttgtttttgccTCCATGGAGTTGTCACCATTTCCTTTAGCGTCGTAGAGCTTGGCTCTCTCAAACGCCAATAAGTCGATAGGCGCAGCTCCTGCAATCACCAGTACTGCTGCTTCGGAGACGGTGCGGTATGCGCAAGCAACCCTGAGAGCGCCTCTCCGCTGCACCGCTACTACCTTTCACCGATATGTTTTCTGCTTCAGGACGTCCACCCATATTTCTGCTCCATAAAAGCAGTACAGAGTGAACTACCTCAAGCAGGACTCGTCTTTTCCTGGTTCGTGGTCCTATCGAGTTGGCCAAGATCCTTGATAGGTTGGATACGGTCTTGCTGGCTTTCTTGCATGCACTTTCGAGGTGTTCGCGATAGGATAGCTTCTCATCAATCATTACTCCTTAATAGCGTAGAGCTCTTGTTGACGTCAGAGTTGTGCCTTCTATTTCTATGGTGAATGGTTTTGGGAACCATTTTTGTCTAGTCAAGACGACCATCTCTGTCTTCTGTTTGGCGAGTTTCAGGTGGTGTTTTTCAAGCCATGTTTCAATGGCATCCGTGGTCTCCCGAATTAAAAACTCTGCTTCTTCGGCACTATCTACCACTACCGTAGCCGCAACGTCATCAGCAAAGGCCGTGAGCTGTACTTGCTTCGGCAACGAGATTCGCAAGAGCTCGTCTAGTCTGCGTTCCAGAGGTCAGCACCCATAATTGAGCCTTGCGGCACGCCGGCTGTTACTTAATGTTCTCGCTGGCCCTCCGTCGTTTCCACAATCAGCTTCCTCTTGTCGAGGTAGTCGTCGTCGATCACTCCCAGATTTTCTGGCTTCACCACAAATCTGTGCTCTAAAGCGTCCAAAATGTCTTCCCAATTCGCACTGTTAAAAGCATTTTTTACGTCGAATGTGAGGAGAAGACACTCCTTGCCAGCTTTGAGGCTCCCAGATCATGCCTCTCGAGCTGTCTCCGTTACCTTCTGAATCGCGCCAATTGTCGATCTTCCCTTTCGGAAGCCATGTTTGTTTGTCGCATAACCTCCGGCACGATCGATGTCGTTGCAAAGCCTACCTTGAATGAGCTTCTCAAGCAGTTTTCCTGCTATATCCAGCATGCAGAGTGGTCTAAACGACGAAGGCGTTATAGGGGTTTCCTTCCCTTTATCTAGCAGAACCAATCTCTGCCGCTTCCAGACTGTGGGGAACGTGCCAGTAGCCAAGCATGCATTGTAAGCACTCAGAAGTATGCGTGGATACTTCAGGGCTACAATCTTGATCACAGcggctggaatgccatcagggcCTGGCGCTTTCCCTATCTTG from Homalodisca vitripennis isolate AUS2020 chromosome 2, UT_GWSS_2.1, whole genome shotgun sequence encodes the following:
- the LOC124355602 gene encoding uncharacterized protein LOC124355602, which gives rise to MIDEKLSYREHLESACKKASKTVSNLSRILANSIGPRTRKRRVLLEVVAVQRRGALRVACAYRTVSEAAVLVIAGAAPIDLLAFERAKLYDAKGNGDNSMEHGDTDFFLTQLLTGHGQFNAYLFKMGLHTTPTCKYCPNKIDNVEHTFFECARWIDYRSTTEEIIGTRLSPSSLVAYMIKKKKKTGQLLKLTHSAS